In Besnoitia besnoiti strain Bb-Ger1 chromosome I, whole genome shotgun sequence, the genomic window GCGTGGAGCCCGGGGCAGCCATGGCGCTGGAGCGGGGTGTTACACCCTCCAGGGCCGAATATGGGGACGCGGGGGCGGCGTGCGATGGTAAGTTTTCCGTTGCTGTTGGTTCTCAAGCAGATAGCAGGTTGTGCGTTAGCAACGTGCGCTGGTACGACCATAATTTGCGATGTGCGTTCAAGTATGGGCAATGGTCATACAATGCGGTGCTGGTCTTTGCCAAGGAACCAACACGTCCAGGTCAACTTCGACGTGCAATGGCCCCGTCGAGCCTCTTGCCACTCTAAGTTGCTGAGAACGGTGTAATATTGAATGACGCTTGCTTGTTATCAGGGCGAACTGCCGACTGCAAAGTCATCCAGCAGCTAAATTTTGGCGAAGATAATGGGGAACACAGATCTGCGCAGCTTCCAGAATGCCCCGCGGGAAGGGCGGCGTTGCGTCAGGATAGCCAGGGCTCTGTACATGAGGTAGTCGACCGGAGCAACCAAGTGGATCTTCTCGAGACAGATGGAGGAATGACCACGTCAGAGCCCGGTGGCTGCGAAGACCCACAGGATCCTACGTTATGTTTCGACAGCGAATATCGCAGCTACTGCTCATCGCTGGAGggaaggcagccgcggcggcgagggcgtgcCACACTGGATTCCCCGGAGCGTCCAGACTCTTCGGACATTTCGCTGCTGAAGGGAACAGCATGCGCTGACGGGAATGACAGTGGTAAAAGGAAGCGTTTTAAGGGGGCTCAGCGCGGAAACAACGACAAAATGCATCCTCGAAATCGGCATGCCAAGTGCAGTGTCGATTATGGAGCCCTCGGAGAGAAGTACTCTACACTAAAGCAGTTTCTTATTCCGAAAAAGACTAGCGGGTTTTCGCTTGATCTAACGGATACTTTGGCTCTCTACGAATTGGCCAAAGCGCTCTTTATGGAATTCTATGGTGTGCAGCTGAAACTTCCCTTATCCACAGATCGGTTCCTCGTACCGTGTATCCCCTCCAGAGCAAATTATGTACACCACGTAGCGGATCTTCTGCTCGATGTTGATCAAGAGGGCGCGGTGCATTTGGCACTTCACGGGCGCGGTAGTCTTTCTTTCGAGGTAAGGCAAAGCGTACAAGAAGctcagcctctgcgcggaaAAAACGTCAGGGTACTGGACATTGGCGTTGGAGCAAACTGCGTGTATCCGCTGCTGGGCTGCACTGAGTATAGGTGGAGTTTCGTAGGGTCTGACGTCAGTGAGCGTTCTCTTGCAGTAGCTCGTGAAAATGTGGAAATCAATGGCCTCAGCTCCTCCGTACACCTGCGAAGGCAATCCGATCCCGGAAAGTTTTTTGCTGGCGTAGTTGGAAACCGGGAGATTTTTGCGCTCTCAATGTGCAACCCGCCCTTTCATGAGTCTGTAACCCAGGTTAACGTCTGTCCCTTTCGGGTGCTCGAGGCACAAAATCATGAGCTACTttgcgaaggcggcgaactACAGTTCATACTGGGTATGATACAGGAGAGTCGGGTATTTTCTTCCCAGTTCCTTTGGTTTACTTCTTTGGTTGCGCGGGCGACTACTGTGAAAACCCTAAAGAAGTTTCTGTGGGACGAGTTGCGCGCATTCGCCGACAGGCCACATCAGGTGGAACGTATGAATAAACGATGGGCCGATACCCTTAATAGGCACAGTGAGGGGATACGTTTATCCGAAGACGACGGGGAACAACAGTGCGCAGCGGCATGTGATGAACATCCTCATGTCGCTGAATTTCGTTGTAAAGAACTTTATCAAGGAAGACAGACGAGATGGGCACTATGCTGGACATTCTGGACAAAGGATCAGAGAAAACGTGTGCGGGAGTATATTGAAGGGTTAGGTGATGTCAGTGACACAAACATTGGACGTGCAGCACTGTGATGTTGGATTGATGAGGCGTTGGTCCAGGCTCTATCAGCTGGCTGCCGAGTGTGAACAAAACTGGAGGCACGCTTTCCACGTGACTCGCCGTAAGTTTGTCAGCATTTTTGGTCTGTGAGGGGCACGTGGTGCCGTCATGCGCAGGCCTATCATAAGGAACTGTACCAACAGATGGACAGCCGTGGGAGCAGGAAATGAACCGTGGCAGCCCTCTAGAGAGCCAGATCTTCAGCAGAAGCCGAAATCAAGAGACATATCACGCTCTTCTGGAAAGCTGACCCACCCACCCAGCATGAGTGTTCATCATGGCCACAAATGAGGAAATGGGGGAGCTTTGTGGCACAATACGGTATCAACAGAATACCTGTATATACATTGTGAGCTCTTGGGTCATCGATTAGGTTCTCCGAATTTCATCCATTTGCGTCACGACAGGACGTTGCCTAATGTAACGAATGATGGTGAAAAAGGCGATACCCGTCATACTCCTTTTTCTTCCGGCGGTGGTGGCGGCAAGAGgcggggcggctgcgccaACGCTGACGCCAGCGGACAATTATGTAGTACACTACATAAAAGATGACCCTTTGTTTCGGTTGCTGCCCGATCCTGACGACTTGGGCCGGCTCGCAACAGGCGGCAGTCCTAACGAACTACGGCTGTTCAAGCAACTGTATGACTCCGCGCTGCAGATCTTCGACATCCACGGATACAACTGGCTCATGAGCAAAGGTGGGCCCAGAAAGGAATGCGTGATCCGTATCTGTTGGACACGATTTGCTTTTTAGTTATGAATGAGGAACAGTCCATGCGTTTTTCACAAGCAATGGCGAAAATTGATTCCTCTCAGCCGCACGTAGGACTCAGCGATTACCTGCAAGTGACTGCAGTCCACGAACGCTGGGAATCGTAGTGTGACAAGGGAGAGAATCCCCACACGGGGCCTGTAGAACATCAAGCTGAGTTTCCTGGGGGACCGTCTCGGAGTGCTTTTGGCTTCGACCTCACACAGTGGTCCGGATGAACTGGGCAATCTTCCGTGTGAAGCTCTGTTCACATTGTCGATACTCAGGATGACGAATTTGCTCGGACGAGCAAATTCGGATGCTGGCTCAAGAGGTAAAAACGTCTTCTGTTCTTATTAGCTCGGTGTGGCGAAACTGGCCGTGCCGCGACAGTGCCTGGCATCAATACAATGTCAGTGATGTCCATGACCATGCTTAAGGGGCTTATTCAGTCCGTTGCCGCGGTCGTGGTCGATGTGGTCCCTCCCTTGATTCCTCCTCCTGTGTGGATACTCAGGTATCTGCTCGGtcgtcgttttctttttcgcagAGATACGAATAAGCTCCCAGGCCCTTGCCATGCCTTCCCATGCTAACAGGTACAAGACAGTTCTTCTCTTAAGCTTGCATGTTTATGCAGCACCATTCTACTCCAGGCGCGAACTGTCTCGGATCTGTGTTATACCCAATCACAATGGCCGAGTTTACAACAGCAGATGTTAGTGACTCCGTAATGAACGGCGTCATAGGGAGGTGAGACAAGTAGTCAGTTTTTTCCATGAATCGGCATTACTGGGTATGACAGCTTTCCCTCAAAATATCAAAGCAAAATCGGCAAGACAAGCGAAGCGCAGTATCGAATCTGGTAACGGGCTTCCACGAAGTTAGATCTTTGGATATGGGTATAACAGGAGAACTTTGCAGCGCTAGCGCGTACCTCGGAATGTACTGGTGGGCTGTCCGGAGTAGTTGAGTCGCAGTGCTTCGTGTATTACACATTCTAACAGTGCCAGCATCTTCCCCATTTGCTGGATGCCTTTGGGTAGGGACGGCACGATGCCAGGCACACCGGAGCTCCCCCGAGATGCGAGATTAATGCAGGGCTTAGTGCGGGAATGTCGATGCCGGTGTGCTTTCCGCAGTGTTTGGCAACGCTTGTGGCATGCCCCGGTTTCTGGATGCAAGGTGCGGGAATTTCTGGTGGTTCCTCCAGCTCAGGAAAAATTCACTAGTTCAGATATTGAGGGCGCCTGCAGTGACGTTTCGGTAGGGACGTCGCCTAAGGTCCGGGCTGGGACACCCAGACGTAAGCGAACAATACACGCCAGGTGCCTCCGTTCTGTTCCTTCTCCGTCTTCATCAACCACCGGCGAATCCCACCACAGGTGAGGAAATCACTTCTGCCGCCGGTGAAAGCGTAAAGACTTAGCCACAATGCGTTTCCCTATCCAGTACTCCACGTACGAGGAATCCCATCCATATCCGGAGGACTGTCCGAAATTCGGTAATGCAGCATAAGATTGCGTTGCTAATTCAATGCCGCACAAACACGTAAAACCAGATCCCCTCTACGATACACCGGATACGTTGTTCGACGTGGAAAAGCCGCTGCCATCGCCAATCAtagaagaagcgaaaaaggAAGCACCGCACATTCCGGGTAAGGAATCAACCGGTTGAACAACGCATACATGGAAGCAGATATACTGGGACCCCAGCCTACCCCAGCCTTGGGAAGACACTAAAGGATTACGCACATGTTCAGGCACCTGAACATGTTGAGCCCCTGCCGTGTGACTGCAAAGGACAGCACACTCTTCTCGAAAGACAGTGCCACTTGCACGCTGGGACACCCGTGACGGTTAGTATCGAGCCGCTGCCAGCTACACTACCTCGGTCATACAAACCTCATGTCGTACACAGGTGGCGGCGACCCCCACACATGCAAGGACACACTACCAAGTTCCGTCAGCGGCACCcgagcgctgctgcaggataTGCAGGCTGTTCCTGAAGGGTGCGGTTAATGTCCTGCAAAATTAATGCACCGTGTGCGGTACTAGACAATTCGTTTAGGCCCAGCGGAGACTGCCCCACCGAGTCTCACCGTCAGAGAGGAATACAAGCCCAGTATCAAGGTCAGTGTTGCGGAACATACTCTTTAAGTCCACACGAGACGACATGTTGCCGTGCAGCTTGGTCATGTTATCCCTGTGAACCCGGTTGCCTCCGCATCGACGCATTGATAGGCGAACTCGAGCAAACCTGAACCTTTTTGATCCGGGATAGGTGCGAATCCGAGGCGGTTCGCCAGCAGCCCTCTACATTATCTGGATTTTACTCGGATCTAGTTGTTGGACCGTTCCATGCTTCACTCCCCACAAATACCAGTAGATCAGAATACCAAGCTGCAGACAAATACAGCGCACACATCGTGACGGGGGAACCACAAGACTAAAACGCTTGCAAAGTGGAGCACAGAATAGCAAGTGTAACTATGCCATCTGGCGACTCACCGGTTGGCCGGAGAAACAGAAAATAAACCAAAAGAAGCAGTTCCCAAGCGTAGGATTTCTCTGAAACTGCGGAGGAAAAACAACCGCACACAGGCACGTACAGGAAGGTGGCAGGAAAACATGCCGACAGGATAGCATCCAACTCTTGTTGAGAAGCTTCGTCGGGCGCACGTTCGGATGACTTACGAATGAGAGGTTTGTTATATAGGTGAGCGGCGCTTGAGCTGAGCGAAGGAAACGCAAGCACGAATTACCTTCCTGCTGGTCTGTCCAGCGACACAGCCGAACAGGCTGGATTTTGTCGCGCGTTTACCGCAAGACGCCTTTCCGTCTTGAAGCGAAACACAAGACATCCAAGAACGATCAGTTCTCCTGTGTAAGGCACAGCCCCCGTTATTGGCAACGCTTTCTTTCGTCATAATGGACGATAAGGAAATCGGTGTTACGCGTCTACCTGACTCGCTTTTCCGCACGATGTGGACTATCCTTCTGACACCCGCATCCCGATAGCAACCCAAGATCGTGCCAGTGAATGGACCTGAGAGCCCCATATCCTATCACAACCCTGTGCTGACTGACCATTACAATAGCTCTGCTTGCCCCGCATAAAAGCGATTCTGCCACACGAAGAGACCTGCCGCCACCGCTGTTCGTCGTTGATAATCAAACTTACCCATGAAGCCTAAGAACACCCAGCCTGTCCAgccgagctgcagcggcaccgTGATCATATACTCATGAAGGAGCGCAGAAATTAGGAAGACGACGGACGTGGCAACAATCTTGGGGAAACCTGAAGGAAAACATATCTGCAGGAGTGATGACTCTGTGCTCTCCTGCAGCTGGCACCTCGCGGGGGGTTACGTACGCCAGCAAAGTGAAAGCTTACGTGCTCGACGAAGCGGCTTGTTTATGTGACGGTTAAGGAAATGGTGAATCGGTAGATTCCACTTTCTCCAGTACTCTCCGAAGCTTGACGCGTTCCACCAGTCCTGCGGCAACACCCGTCAGCAAGTCACCCCCGGAAATCTTGGAGATTATTTCCTCTCCTGGTGTCTCCCGAGGGAATGTGTACACCGAAGTTGAAGGAAATGCCTCACCAGGTAAAACTGTCTGTCGCCGAAGCGGGTAATCTCCGCAAGGATATTGCACCAGTGGTGGAAGAGCCCGACGAACATGAGAAGCCACACATAGAGATTTGGAATAGAGAGCTTGGTGACCTGCAAAAAAAGAGGATCGAACACCGGATTTATACGTGATATCAATAACAGCGACACTCATGCGCCTACTGTCACGCTGTTTTGTTCATGTACCTTGTCAAGGAAATGGACAAGAAGCGTGCTCAAAGGTATCGACTGCATTTCTGTTATCGTGAAGGAGTTTTTTGCAACAGGAACAATGTATTGGTCGATGACGATCCTGCACGCAAAGTGGGAAAGGGCCAGAAAACAACACTGTGATTGCACTGCCAATAGCAGCAGGTATGCACAAATGGGACCTCCCTTCCACCAAGGGAAATGGTCATGCTTTGCCAGTTCCTTACTTCATGAGCGCCAGGCAGGCTGCAGATTCGAAGACATGACGGATAACTGACAGCCATCTAATACACGGGACCCGAGGATAATGaaactgaaaaaaaaacagcacacacacacacagaacGGCGCACATCGCACCTAGTTCCACAGTGATTGATGAATAGGTTTCTAACGGTTTGCACTCAAGTACGCCATCCCGCGTTGGTGCACGCAATCGAGGTAGACGTACTTGGAAACACATCGTAGGCATCCAGATGAATGTGTACAGATGCCGTAGCGTTATGGAATTCGGATATTTCCGAACAAGCTCAGCCTCCTGTGCACATTCACACAGGGGGACACCTGTTTGTCTTCCAAAAGAATATGGAGCAGACTTTCAGATGACAGCGACACCGTCGTCTCGCTACTTGACTGCCCCACGACAGGCGCGAGCCAGTCGCACCGAGGGTTTACGGTACTTCCGTAAACGGAAACGAACCTCGTTGTTCGAGCACAGCTCATGGAAATTATCTCCGTCCCTGAAAAATGAAATGAAGATTCCGACACCAACGGAGGGGGATCATGGATGCCAGCCCGTAGCCGAAATGGTCTTTCAatccccccccgccccccctgccGAGCGTTTGCGGAGGCATGTGGTCGCATAGTGTTGTCCCACGACGGGTATACACCAACCCGCGATACGAGAATACCCAAaaggcgccgagccgcgaATCGCAGATTGCCACCAGCTCTTACCTCAAAGCTCGCCGCGTATCAAGGCAAACATGGTGGAATGAAAAGAGTTTAAAGAGCCATACGACTGAAAATGCCAGGAGCAGTGCAGATGATGCTGTAGAAGAGAGGGCAAACACGACACGTCCTAGCTGTTCTCATAGAGGCTTATTCACGACAGGACGCCTAAAGTCACGCAGTAATGGATAAGTGACCGATTTGTCTGCAGCGTTACCAAGCGGTTACACTCATAGGTATTACCGTATGTGCTCGACTGTGTTTATTCCGTAACGCCAATGGGAAAGACCTACCGGGTGCAGAAGAGGAATGGGCGACTGTTAGATATGGAACGATGAAGACCAGAAAAAAGTTAATGCCAATCAGGACGCATTCAGACCAATCTAAAATCTGCGGAACCCAGGCCGCGACGAAACGCTCGATGACGAAGGCACCTAGAATGCAAAAATGCATCTTCAAAAAGGAAAGGCACACGGGGCATAAGGAGCCCATTAACCGAGAAAAGTCACCGAGGCCTCACAGCCACCTCTGGATCGTACAACGCATTCCGGTGGATTCTGACAAAGTGACCGCAAAAAGGATGTGGGAGGCACATCGCGATACGGTGCCGGGAACAGTAACTGCTCACCGGGTACGCCAGCTGCAGTGCACGAGAGCCGAATGTGTTCGTACCCATGGCTTAAAACCACTCGACGCAATCTCTTCTTACCAGGAGAAAACAAAGCAGTATTGGCCAGTTCGACAGGATATCTCCAAAGCTCGATGGGAAGGTGATCATGAGCCCTGCATATAGCAATGCAACAGAGGCTGAGAGGATGGGAGAACTGGCGACGCACCGATGCGCGCGGACTCCGCTTCTCCATGCTTATGCCCTTATATTCATGAGGCATGAACATGACACAGAGAAGACTCCTCTGTCATATATATGCCGCTGACCGTGGTCCTGCTGAGCGCCGCAAGAATAACGCACCATATTCCATGAGGTTGTCCGTCACCATCCGGAAATTAATGACAAAAAGAAGGATAAAAAACAAGTTCATAAACCCTTTCAGGTTCAGATTCTTCGTATGGTGAGACAGTAAAGTCGCACGGTATGCACCGTGCAGCTGATCATGGAGCGGCCTGAAAACGCAGACACACAAGACAAAAACTTCTGTTACACTGAAACAGGAGCACGTTACGCAGGTGCAGAAACAGTACCTGTCCTCTTTCCCAGGTGTCTCACCTCGCCCCTGAAATCAGTTAGCCCACCATTATGGCgcgagaagggggggggggggggggggtcaaACTACAATCTGCTACGGCTCCAAGACGACTCATGCATAACGATGGCTTCTCACCTGCCTCGGTAGTCGTGTAACTCGCTAGAGGCTGAAGCACGTCTGGAGCCGTTTGCTGAACGCAGCGGCCCTGGGGGGCTTCCCGACACATGTTTAACCATTTCTCTAGCCCGAACTGCTTCCTCGTACAGCCGCTGAAGCTCGTCAAGTCGTGTGAGGCTGTCttgtttgttcagccacAACGCCTCGGCCACCTTGCGGtccggcgccagcagcagtgAGCTGACTGCATCCCTTTTGTGCAAACGGGAGtgtttcttcctctctgaaTCTGTATCCAGCTCCGCCATTTCGGCAAAAGCAGGATATATCGGGACTTTGGACGCGTTTTAAAGAAGGACTGCTGCTTTTAAACAAGGTAGTACATCAAGCATGCATGCCTTGCGACTGTTCAATGCGGCAGCTCCTCCAACCTTGCCAGGCAGGTTCCTGGAAACGGTCCTTCCAAAAGCTCTAGTAGTCAACCAGCTACGCTGAACAACAAGATATGGACGGCCATTGCCGACCGCATCACATACATCTCATACAGTACCGACGAGCACAGCACACATGCTGTCCGACGGCAGTCGCAAGCACATGCTATGAGTGTGTGTCTAACTGCAACCGCGCTCGGCAGGGCTTCCCTGCGGCTCACGGCCGCGGTATCGTTATTCCCCATGTGTGTGCCGCGGTCGCTTTTCAATCAGCGAGCCAACATTAGAAAAGACTTACTATCAGTCCGTTACTCTTGTTTTCTCCGCCGTGAAAACGACTCATTCTTCATTCAGCGTGACCTAGAAAGGCAATGGAGCCGGAGTGCGTTCTCGTCTGTAGTGCGATGCAGCAAGTGGCGGAAAAGTCAGCGACCGGCTCCCGAATCAACCGCGAGAAGATGGCGGGCCAGTCTCAGACGATACATCATCCTCAAATTTTGAGTCTTCATGCATTTTCGGGGACGCAGGCAAACGTGGGGAAACGAGGATAACGACTTTCGATAATACGTGCAATCACGGAGACTGCATAGACGCGGGTCATCTTCAGACCGCCTTTTCTCTACTTTTTTTTCGGTCATCGGGCTGCGCCCCGGGCTGGCCCGCTCTACCCGAGTTGCAAACATCTCATCTCTTTCACGGTTGCTCCGGACTGCGGATACCATCCTAAGAGAGGACCCGCCCCCGAATTCAGAACTGCTGGTGCAAAAATTGTGTTTGGAAGAATACCACTTCTGCACCTCTGTACTTACGGGCTTCTGTCGTGCTCGCTGTCAAGTACCTCCACCGAACAAACGATACTACCGTCGCTGTGGAGCCAGGGCGCGAGGCCACGAGGTTCCGAGTCTCCCTCAAGTGTACGCTGGGGAGCAACCTGAGAGGGAAGAAGCAACTCGAACGCCTGCGACAAGTTGCACGAGCAGGTAGCGCGTCAACGGAACAGGAATCCGGGCCTTGCTGTATTCCGATGACTTAGTTATTTGAAAAAAATTCTTCGCTTCTGGTATTTTACGACTGCCTGTGTCGAGGCCGAGAAGGAGTCTGACCTACGTCGGCTGTCGGGCCTGTGCGGCCAATGCTGGGATCCGTCTGCGAGTCAAAAGATGGCTCTACCGGCGAgtgcgccttcctctcctttgACGCCTGCGACGTCGGCATTACCCCTTTCATTTGACTTTTCAGCGGATTTGGGATACCCGGTGACTATCAGGACAACTGCAGGGGAGACTTTTCGAGGAGAATTGTACTGCTACGACAATGGGCCAACAGGTCTTGTGACGCTAAGTAAGAGTTGGGACAGCAAAACCTACTCGTTACCGCGTACCGCATTCCTGCATTGGGAAGTAGCTGACAAGCACAGGCTGTGGTATCGAGTGTGTGCTTGATGCTCTCAGAAGAAGATACGGAAGCAGGAAAGGCAAATTTCCACATTGTTCGCCGGGGCGTTGTTGCGGACGTTGTGTCGGAAAGGCGTAATGGAGGGGCAAGCCGGCAGAATCTGTCGAAGCCTCCCATCGTCGACAGAGGCATCATTGACCACGTCGAAAAAGCCGGCATTGCTGAATTCGAGAAGCGAAAATATACCATTGGCGTCGGAGTAACGGCTGAAGCACAAGACCTCTTCAACTTCATTTGGAAGACGTATGCCAGTATCCAGCGCACTTGCGAGGCAGCTCTCAGCTTGACATGCGGCGTATATCGATAGTCAGGGATGACAGCAGTTGAGCAATGGAGTTTTCACTTCGGTGTCAAAAACAGTTTGCGCAGCTCCAAAAGAAGCGGGGCTGGCGGTGGGTTGAGAAAGTGGCATTTCACTCGTATGAGCCTTTTTCTAATGCCTGCGCGTGCCTGCATCAGACATCCAGATTGCGTTTGGCGGGGCCAAGATATCGTTATACAAAGCCTGGAGGTGTCCATTCGCCCACCTTACGAACCTTCTAGCGTGTCCGGTCGTGACACTcgagcgaaggagagaatCACTAGCGTTGTAAGTCCGTAGGCGAGTTCGTTGGTCCGTGAGGGTTGCGCTCCTGACCTACGCATTGTGGATTGATGGCGTGATTTCCCTGGCTGCTGGCTGTGCGCTACCTTCCGCAGGTTATGAAATTtcgacagagaagagaacgtGAGGCAGCACGACAGTCACAGGATGCCATGCCGTTTTCAGGCGTTTCCTCAAACACGGTAAGTGAAGAGTGGGACCCCACGTGGAACGGACAAATCCGCTCCTAGTAGGCGGGATTGTAGATACAGATTCCGTGTGGTTTTTGCTCTTCTGCCGTTCAGCACCAAGCGAACGGAGGGTCCGAGAGCCCTGTTATCCCCCGTGAAACATCCGGGCCAACCGATGGACCGTCCTTTACTGACGGCACTTCTAATCATTCGCGGTGAATATATTGTTTCTTCCTTAAGTTGCTCAGCGCAAGTGTCAGGTTTCAAACTTCCTCTGCATCCACTGGGCTGTAAATAGCTGCAAGGGCTCATCAGGAAGGTGACTCAAAGCGGTCCACTCCTGCATCGTTGCCCCTGTGACGAGGCCTCGGGCCGGTTCTGAATGACAGCCACAGGCGCGTCGAGACGCACTGGTTAAACTCTGACAAGTGATGATTGACGAAATTGCACATGCCGTCAGCCATCCTGAGATTTCTGGTGGAGAGGGTGTAAGTGCATGAACACTTCTAAACGGCATTGAAAGATACGTTGCTGCTCTAAGCTTGAAGAGCGAGGTGTGGTCCATCCTCTACCGTTCCGTACACGTTGGCCATTACGCGGCTAGCGGAGTCTGATAGGTGTTAAGAGACAGAATTTATTTGGCGGCTAGAAATTTTCTTCACCTGGGCGGCCAGATGGTACAAGCAGAAAAAGCTAGTTTGTTGTGAACACTG contains:
- a CDS encoding acyl-CoA:diacylglycerol acyltransferase 1-related enzyme (encoded by transcript BESB_008840), which gives rise to MAELDTDSERKKHSRLHKRDAVSSLLLAPDRKVAEALWLNKQDSLTRLDELQRLYEEAVRAREMVKHVSGSPPGPLRSANGSRRASASSELHDYRGRPLHDQLHGAYRATLLSHHTKNLNLKGFMNLFFILLFVINFRMVTDNLMEYGLMITFPSSFGDILSNWPILLCFLLMHFCILGAFVIERFVAAWVPQILDWSECVLIGINFFLVFIVPYLTVAHSSSAPASSALLLAFSVVWLFKLFSFHHVCLDTRRALRDGDNFHELCSNNEEAELVRKYPNSITLRHLYTFIWMPTMCFQFHYPRVPCIRWLSVIRHVFESAACLALMKIVIDQYIVPVAKNSFTITEMQSIPLSTLLVHFLDKVTKLSIPNLYVWLLMFVGLFHHWCNILAEITRFGDRQFYLDWWNASSFGEYWRKWNLPIHHFLNRHINKPLRRARFPKIVATSVVFLISALLHEYMITVPLQLGWTGWVFLGFMAQAPLTYITNLSFFQRNPTLGNCFFWFIFCFSGQPLGILIYWYLWGVKHGTVQQLDPSKIQIM
- a CDS encoding putative 23S rRNA methyltransferase (encoded by transcript BESB_008820), yielding MALERGVTPSRAEYGDAGAACDGRTADCKVIQQLNFGEDNGEHRSAQLPECPAGRAALRQDSQGSVHEVVDRSNQVDLLETDGGMTTSEPGGCEDPQDPTLCFDSEYRSYCSSLEGRQPRRRGRATLDSPERPDSSDISLLKGTACADGNDSGKRKRFKGAQRGNNDKMHPRNRHAKCSVDYGALGEKYSTLKQFLIPKKTSGFSLDLTDTLALYELAKALFMEFYGVQLKLPLSTDRFLVPCIPSRANYVHHVADLLLDVDQEGAVHLALHGRGSLSFEVRQSVQEAQPLRGKNVRVLDIGVGANCVYPLLGCTEYRWSFVGSDVSERSLAVARENVEINGLSSSVHLRRQSDPGKFFAGVVGNREIFALSMCNPPFHESVTQVNVCPFRVLEAQNHELLCEGGELQFILGMIQESRVFSSQFLWFTSLVARATTVKTLKKFLWDELRAFADRPHQVERMNKRWADTLNRHSEGIRLSEDDGEQQCAAACDEHPHVAEFRCKELYQGRQTRWALCWTFWTKDQRKRVREYIEGLGDVSDTNIGRAAL
- a CDS encoding hipothetical protein (encoded by transcript BESB_008830) is translated as MMVKKAIPVILLFLPAVVAARGGAAAPTLTPADNYVVHYIKDDPLFRLLPDPDDLGRLATGGSPNELRLFKQLYDSALQIFDIHGYNWLMSKVMNEEQSMRFSQAMAKIDSSQPHCDKGENPHTGPVEHQAEFPGGPSRSAFGFDLTQWMTNLLGRANSDAGSRVPGINTMSVMSMTMLKGLIQSVAAVVVDVVPPLIPPPVWILRPLPCLPMLTGANCLGSVLYPITMAEFTTADVSDSVMNGVIGSFPSKYQSKIGKTSEAQYRICASAYLGMYCASIFPICWMPLGLSAGMSMPVCFPQCLATLVACPGFWMQDIEGACSDVSVPPFCSFSVFINHRRIPPQYSTYEESHPYPEDCPKFDPLYDTPDTLFDVEKPLPSPIIEEAKKEAPHIPAYPSLGKTLKDYAHVQAPEHVEPLPCDCKGQHTLLERQCHLHAGTPVTVAATPTHARTHYQVPSAAPERCCRICRLFLKGPAETAPPSLTVREEYKPSIKVSVAEHTL
- a CDS encoding putative Lsm12 (encoded by transcript BESB_008850), which translates into the protein MALPASAPSSPLTPATSALPLSFDFSADLGYPVTIRTTAGETFRGELYCYDNGPTGLVTLKEDTEAGKANFHIVRRGVVADVVSERRNGGASRQNLSKPPIVDRGIIDHVEKAGIAEFEKRKYTIGVGVTAEAQDLFNFIWKTHPDCVWRGQDIVIQSLEVSIRPPYEPSSVSGRDTRAKERITSVVMKFRQRREREAARQSQDAMPFSGVSSNTHQANGGSESPVIPRETSGPTDGPSFTDGTSNHSR